A window of the Bacillus andreraoultii genome harbors these coding sequences:
- a CDS encoding DUF4349 domain-containing protein gives MKKWCFITLIISLLIITGCSNDKNGSQSSKSSDIRTTENLSGNFSAGETENEMKDAKDEGQKEKTDTVEKAVKSEETRKIIYNAYLHIQVKDYQKSLDRIIEYVEKYNGYVVDSMMSQNLDHANLYGEITVRVPQDKFREFLTLVEKGSSKVIDRSITGLDVTEEYVDLQSRLKSKRVVENRLLAFMEEATKTEDLLSISKDLATVQEEIETIVGRMNYLQNQADLATVTISLEEKNVKVGSIGNDQLNTWEMTKDQFKKSINFLIVTFSSMIVFLVGNLPVLILISLLILAMILIIKRRKGKNNRH, from the coding sequence ATGAAAAAGTGGTGTTTTATTACGTTAATTATTAGTTTATTAATCATTACTGGTTGTAGTAACGATAAAAATGGCAGTCAATCTTCAAAATCATCTGATATTCGTACAACTGAAAATCTATCAGGTAACTTTTCAGCAGGGGAAACAGAAAATGAGATGAAAGATGCCAAAGATGAGGGACAAAAAGAGAAAACAGATACGGTAGAGAAAGCTGTAAAAAGTGAAGAAACTAGAAAAATTATCTACAACGCATATTTACATATTCAAGTAAAAGATTATCAAAAGTCATTAGATAGGATTATTGAATACGTTGAAAAATATAATGGGTACGTAGTCGATTCCATGATGTCACAAAATCTAGATCATGCGAATTTATACGGTGAAATAACAGTAAGAGTACCCCAAGATAAATTTCGAGAATTTCTCACTTTAGTTGAAAAAGGGAGTAGCAAAGTAATTGACCGTTCCATTACCGGGCTAGATGTGACAGAGGAATATGTCGACTTACAGTCACGTTTAAAATCCAAGCGTGTGGTTGAAAATCGTTTACTTGCTTTTATGGAGGAAGCAACGAAAACGGAAGATCTCCTTTCGATCTCAAAAGATTTAGCAACAGTACAAGAAGAAATTGAAACCATTGTCGGTCGGATGAACTATTTGCAAAACCAAGCGGACTTGGCAACCGTAACAATCTCATTAGAAGAAAAGAACGTGAAAGTAGGATCGATAGGAAACGATCAGTTAAATACATGGGAAATGACGAAAGACCAATTTAAGAAAAGTATTAACTTTTTAATTGTGACATTTTCAAGCATGATTGTGTTTTTAGTAGGAAATTTACCAGTTTTAATTCTAATTAGTTTGTTAATACTTGCAATGATTCTTATAATAAAACGAAGAAAAGGTAAAAATAATCGTCATTAA
- a CDS encoding DUF4023 domain-containing protein — MTPFNATNFYYFQTVTGKLLEVIGLLAVLCMYEFFRIGKSIHIMIKGVAKMKDTSQFVHDIQEKQRKDLKNKKRQGDNNPDEKLPNHKH; from the coding sequence ATGACGCCGTTCAATGCTACTAATTTTTATTACTTTCAAACAGTGACGGGCAAGCTGTTGGAAGTAATTGGGTTGTTAGCTGTACTTTGTATGTATGAATTTTTCCGAATTGGAAAGAGTATTCATATAATGATTAAAGGGGTGGCAAAAATGAAGGATACTTCACAATTTGTTCATGATATTCAAGAAAAGCAACGTAAAGATTTGAAAAATAAAAAGCGACAAGGCGATAACAATCCTGATGAGAAATTGCCGAATCATAAACATTAA
- the guaC gene encoding GMP reductase, with translation MENVFDYEDIQLIPAKCIVKSRKECDTTIEFGGRTFRLPVVPANMQTIIDEKIALYLAENGYFYIMHRFHPEKRIDFIKDMQSRGLYASISVGVKDDEYEFIKQLAAEELIPEYITIDIAHGHSDFVIKMIKHIKKHLPKSFVIAGNVGTPEAVRELEHVGADATKVGIGPGKVCITKIKTGFGTGGWQLAALRWCAKAATKPIIADGGIRTHGDIAKSIRFGASMVMIGSLFAGHEESPGETKIIDGKMYKEYFGSASEFQKGERRNVEGKKMWVEYKGKLQDTLTEMEEDLQSSISYAGGNKLSALRNVDYVVVKNSIFNGDKIY, from the coding sequence ATGGAAAATGTATTTGATTATGAAGATATTCAGCTTATTCCAGCAAAATGTATTGTGAAAAGTAGGAAGGAATGTGATACGACGATTGAATTTGGTGGCCGTACATTTCGGTTACCTGTTGTTCCTGCGAATATGCAAACAATAATTGATGAAAAAATTGCACTCTATTTAGCTGAGAATGGCTATTTTTATATTATGCATCGTTTTCATCCAGAAAAACGGATTGATTTTATAAAAGATATGCAATCCCGTGGCCTATATGCTTCAATAAGTGTAGGTGTTAAAGACGATGAATATGAATTTATTAAACAACTAGCTGCAGAAGAACTTATTCCAGAATATATTACGATTGACATTGCCCATGGTCATTCTGATTTTGTTATTAAAATGATTAAACATATTAAAAAACATCTACCAAAAAGTTTTGTTATTGCTGGAAATGTTGGAACACCAGAGGCAGTTAGAGAACTAGAACATGTCGGAGCTGATGCAACAAAAGTTGGAATCGGACCTGGTAAAGTTTGTATTACAAAGATTAAAACTGGTTTTGGTACAGGAGGATGGCAATTAGCTGCCCTTCGCTGGTGTGCAAAAGCTGCAACAAAGCCAATCATTGCTGATGGAGGTATTCGGACTCACGGGGATATTGCGAAATCCATTCGTTTCGGGGCATCAATGGTTATGATTGGATCTTTATTTGCTGGACACGAAGAATCCCCTGGTGAAACGAAAATCATTGATGGGAAAATGTACAAAGAATATTTTGGATCTGCATCGGAATTTCAAAAAGGAGAAAGACGTAATGTCGAAGGAAAAAAGATGTGGGTTGAATATAAGGGCAAACTACAAGATACATTAACAGAAATGGAAGAAGATCTCCAATCATCAATCTCTTATGCGGGTGGTAATAAATTAAGTGCTCTTCGTAATGTTGATTATGTCGTTGTGAAAAATTCAATTTTTAATGGTGATAAAATTTACTAA
- a CDS encoding HesB/YadR/YfhF family protein — MELLKIIVSKNALDWFKNSMDLKKGDKVKFYSQIYGSSPVQKGYALGFTKDNEPIDMRVHTEMEGIDFYVEATDIWFFDGHDLHVDYDPNDDELKFDYVKE, encoded by the coding sequence GTGGAACTTTTGAAAATTATCGTAAGTAAAAACGCCCTTGACTGGTTCAAGAATTCAATGGATTTAAAAAAAGGGGATAAAGTGAAGTTTTATAGTCAAATATATGGAAGTAGTCCTGTGCAAAAAGGCTATGCCCTCGGTTTTACAAAAGATAATGAACCAATCGATATGAGAGTACATACAGAAATGGAAGGTATCGATTTTTATGTGGAAGCGACGGATATTTGGTTTTTTGACGGTCATGATTTACATGTAGATTATGACCCGAATGATGATGAATTAAAGTTTGATTATGTTAAAGAATAG
- a CDS encoding SDR family NAD(P)-dependent oxidoreductase has protein sequence MFELNGKVAIVTGGASGIGLATVKAFLEKGAKVVFADYNEAGGLEVEKDLKEQFDHVIFKHVDVSDEKSVEKLVASTVETFGRLDIMVNNAGVGILKQSHELTDEEYKRVISINQDGVFYGCKYAITEMLKTGGGSIVNTASILGSVGEAGAMAYNASKGAVNLMTKSLAVEYASRGIRVNAVAPGYVDSGMVNKEALGDFYDGLVSRHPIGRLGKSEEIAHAIVFLCENEFVTGITVLVDGGYTAQ, from the coding sequence ATGTTTGAATTAAATGGAAAAGTCGCAATTGTTACTGGTGGGGCATCTGGTATTGGGTTAGCAACAGTGAAGGCATTTTTAGAAAAAGGGGCAAAAGTTGTCTTTGCTGATTACAATGAAGCAGGTGGGCTAGAAGTAGAAAAAGACTTGAAAGAACAATTCGATCATGTGATTTTTAAACATGTGGATGTTTCTGATGAAAAATCGGTAGAAAAGTTAGTCGCTTCAACAGTAGAGACTTTTGGTCGTTTAGATATTATGGTAAATAACGCAGGTGTTGGGATTTTAAAACAATCACATGAATTAACAGATGAAGAATATAAAAGAGTAATTTCAATCAATCAAGATGGTGTATTTTACGGGTGTAAATATGCAATTACTGAAATGTTAAAAACAGGTGGAGGTTCAATTGTTAATACAGCATCTATTCTAGGTTCTGTTGGAGAAGCGGGTGCAATGGCATACAATGCAAGTAAAGGTGCTGTTAACCTTATGACGAAATCATTAGCGGTGGAATATGCAAGTCGAGGAATTCGTGTAAATGCTGTTGCCCCTGGGTATGTAGACTCGGGTATGGTTAATAAAGAGGCATTAGGTGATTTCTATGATGGATTAGTCTCACGTCATCCAATTGGTCGTTTAGGAAAATCAGAAGAAATTGCTCATGCGATCGTGTTCCTTTGTGAAAATGAATTTGTAACTGGCATAACAGTTCTCGTGGATGGTGGCTACACAGCACAATAA
- a CDS encoding YfcC family protein, whose product MKIKNTSDKTEHKKRRQPDAYVILFSVLLFAALLTYIIPAGSFQRETTANGVSIIVPNSFDWIEQHPTHFFDIFTAIQQGLIESADMIFLVIIIGGTFSVIESTGAIDSLIMKTIERTKNKEWLLIAIVISLLSFLGGLGILSISVIAFIPIGISLARAMKMDAMVGVAIMYLGAYSGFAIGFMDPIRTGFAQKIAQIPIFSGLYYRLLIYFMIVFVTILYVVWYANRVKKDSGKSILGDHLFPKAGEQEGDFGSGKLTISQIGVLMVLLIGIGIYIYGTFQWKWSTNELAAVFIMIAIGTGLIDRMGANEIVQRFIQGCKNIFYGAAIIGLARAIVIVMQNGLIIDTIVQGIYKVIEPFSNVAGAIALLIVNGLFNFIVSSGTAHAAIMMPIMTPLADLMDIPRQVVVQAYTMGDGFTNIINPLSGTLMAILAISGISWTKWLKFAGPLVLIWFAIGIIFMIIAVLMNWGPM is encoded by the coding sequence ATGAAGATAAAAAACACATCTGATAAAACTGAACATAAAAAAAGGCGTCAACCGGACGCTTATGTTATTTTATTTTCAGTATTATTATTCGCAGCACTATTAACGTATATCATTCCAGCTGGATCTTTTCAACGAGAGACGACAGCTAATGGAGTTTCCATTATTGTACCAAATAGTTTTGATTGGATTGAACAACATCCAACCCATTTTTTTGATATTTTCACTGCAATTCAACAAGGACTAATTGAATCGGCAGATATGATTTTTCTCGTTATTATCATTGGTGGTACTTTTTCTGTTATCGAAAGTACAGGTGCAATAGATTCGTTAATTATGAAGACGATTGAAAGGACAAAGAATAAGGAATGGTTATTGATTGCCATTGTTATTAGTCTTTTATCATTTTTAGGCGGTCTAGGTATTTTAAGCATTTCGGTTATTGCCTTTATTCCAATTGGTATAAGCTTAGCACGTGCGATGAAAATGGATGCAATGGTTGGTGTGGCGATTATGTATTTAGGAGCTTATTCAGGTTTTGCTATCGGTTTTATGGATCCGATTCGGACAGGATTTGCTCAAAAAATTGCCCAAATACCAATTTTTTCTGGCCTTTATTATCGATTACTTATTTACTTTATGATTGTTTTTGTAACGATTTTATATGTTGTTTGGTATGCAAATCGAGTGAAAAAAGATTCAGGAAAGAGTATTTTAGGGGATCATTTATTTCCAAAGGCAGGAGAACAGGAAGGGGATTTCGGGTCAGGAAAGTTAACTATCTCACAAATCGGTGTTTTAATGGTGCTATTAATCGGAATTGGGATTTATATTTATGGCACATTTCAGTGGAAGTGGTCAACGAATGAGCTTGCTGCTGTTTTTATTATGATTGCTATTGGCACAGGGCTTATTGACCGTATGGGAGCAAATGAAATCGTGCAACGGTTTATTCAAGGCTGTAAAAATATTTTTTATGGTGCAGCAATTATCGGCCTAGCAAGAGCAATCGTTATTGTCATGCAAAATGGGTTGATTATTGATACGATTGTTCAAGGCATTTACAAAGTTATCGAGCCATTTTCGAATGTTGCTGGTGCCATTGCACTATTAATTGTCAATGGTTTATTTAATTTTATCGTCTCCTCAGGTACGGCTCATGCGGCAATTATGATGCCGATTATGACTCCGCTAGCTGACTTAATGGATATACCGCGACAAGTAGTCGTCCAAGCTTACACAATGGGCGATGGGTTTACGAATATTATTAATCCTTTATCAGGTACTTTAATGGCGATTTTAGCAATTAGTGGTATATCTTGGACAAAATGGCTTAAATTCGCTGGTCCACTTGTTTTAATTTGGTTTGCGATAGGAATTATTTTTATGATTATTGCGGTACTGATGAATTGGGGGCCGATGTGA
- a CDS encoding GntR family transcriptional regulator codes for MNVKFNNRDPVYVQVIQHFKEQIAKGYYEPGQEIPSRRELANQLKINPNTAQRAYKEMEEQGLIFTEGNLPSRITKDEQVLKGVRNELIMEAVETFVTSVRTINVPLEEVISLVKENYEKGEMKRRDSHD; via the coding sequence ATGAATGTGAAATTTAATAATCGTGATCCCGTATATGTTCAAGTCATTCAACATTTTAAAGAGCAAATAGCAAAAGGTTATTATGAACCGGGACAAGAAATTCCATCGAGACGAGAATTAGCTAATCAATTGAAAATTAATCCGAATACGGCGCAGAGAGCGTATAAAGAAATGGAGGAACAAGGGTTGATTTTTACAGAGGGGAATTTACCGAGTCGAATTACAAAGGATGAGCAAGTGTTAAAAGGGGTAAGAAACGAGTTGATAATGGAAGCGGTGGAAACATTTGTTACGTCAGTTCGGACGATAAATGTACCATTAGAAGAAGTGATAAGTTTAGTTAAAGAAAATTATGAAAAAGGAGAAATGAAAAGGAGGGATTCCCATGATTGA
- a CDS encoding ABC transporter ATP-binding protein — translation MIEVMNVTKKFGRKQVLKGVSFTANKGEITCLIGINGVGKTTIMKAIMGLTPINSGQIFIDGNKITKDSYEKITFIPDTITMLPQMRIRDAFTFMADFYQSWNEKRAKELLEFFKLSEADRISELSKGNTAKVNMLLGLALDVDYLLMDEPFSGIDIFSREQIANVFTSHLIEDRGVIITTHEINDIEHLIDKAILLDNGVVLKEFNVEEIREIEGKSVIDVMREVYVK, via the coding sequence ATGATTGAAGTAATGAATGTAACGAAAAAGTTTGGAAGAAAACAAGTGTTAAAAGGGGTTTCCTTTACAGCTAATAAAGGGGAAATTACTTGTTTAATAGGAATCAATGGTGTTGGTAAAACAACGATTATGAAAGCTATTATGGGACTAACGCCAATAAATAGTGGACAAATTTTTATCGATGGCAATAAGATAACGAAAGATAGCTATGAAAAAATCACGTTTATACCAGATACAATTACGATGTTACCACAAATGAGGATACGAGATGCGTTTACGTTTATGGCTGATTTTTATCAAAGTTGGAATGAAAAACGGGCAAAAGAATTATTAGAATTTTTTAAGCTAAGTGAAGCAGATCGAATTAGTGAATTATCAAAAGGGAACACAGCTAAAGTGAATATGCTCTTAGGCCTTGCACTCGACGTTGATTATTTGTTAATGGATGAGCCATTTTCAGGAATTGATATTTTTAGCCGTGAACAAATCGCAAATGTATTTACAAGTCACTTAATCGAAGACCGTGGTGTTATTATAACAACACATGAAATTAATGATATTGAACATCTGATAGATAAGGCAATTTTACTAGATAATGGAGTTGTTTTAAAAGAATTTAACGTAGAGGAAATCCGAGAAATTGAAGGCAAATCCGTTATTGATGTGATGCGGGAGGTGTATGTGAAATGA
- a CDS encoding DUF6509 family protein: MEIKDYHVEKLEDPTGILVGDRYEFILDIDVDEDDELYSDNGLYIKLIMAVDKETTRIVQYQIYERTTDIYLDFALDEEEEEMILEFCKEKIV, translated from the coding sequence ATGGAAATAAAGGATTATCATGTAGAAAAATTAGAAGATCCTACAGGGATTTTAGTAGGTGATCGTTATGAATTTATATTAGATATTGACGTTGATGAAGATGATGAATTATATTCAGATAACGGATTATATATTAAATTAATCATGGCTGTTGATAAGGAAACAACAAGAATTGTTCAATATCAGATTTATGAACGGACAACCGATATATATCTTGATTTTGCGTTAGATGAAGAGGAAGAAGAAATGATTCTAGAGTTTTGTAAGGAAAAAATTGTTTAA
- a CDS encoding glutamate-5-semialdehyde dehydrogenase, with protein sequence MVIQNEVVKKGKVAKQVSYEMTRLTTQQKDDALKQIAIQLQEDEEILLLENQKDLEVGKANGLPSAILDRIMLNRDRIQGMIEGIHQVIQLQDPIGEVLETIEKENGLYIERKRVPIGVIGMIYEARPNVTVDAATLALKTGNAILLRGSSSAKYSNIALVESIHRALAQTQVPQKAVQLIEDTSRETAKSFFRLNEYLDVLIPRGGKNLIQTVVKEATVPVIETGAGNCHIYIDQSASFSMAKDIVLNAKLQRPSVCNAVESLLINQEWFKQHGLNLLEELHAHQVEIYGDEHVCQVFSEANVATVDDWYEEYLRLAMSVKLVESVDEAVNHIHTYGTKHSEAIITENDKNAEFFLLNVDAAAVYYNASTRFTDGFEFGYGAEIGISTQKLHARGPMGLNALTSSKFIINGNGQIRK encoded by the coding sequence ATGGTCATTCAAAATGAGGTAGTAAAAAAAGGAAAAGTTGCGAAACAGGTAAGCTATGAAATGACACGTCTTACAACTCAGCAAAAAGACGATGCGTTAAAACAAATTGCAATTCAATTACAAGAAGACGAAGAGATCCTACTATTAGAAAATCAAAAAGATCTAGAAGTGGGGAAGGCTAACGGATTACCATCCGCAATACTTGATCGGATTATGTTGAATCGAGATCGAATTCAAGGGATGATAGAGGGAATTCATCAGGTTATACAATTACAAGATCCAATCGGTGAAGTGCTTGAAACGATTGAGAAAGAAAACGGGCTTTATATTGAAAGAAAAAGAGTACCTATTGGTGTCATTGGTATGATCTATGAAGCTCGACCAAATGTAACAGTTGATGCAGCAACGTTAGCGTTAAAAACCGGGAATGCAATTCTTTTAAGAGGAAGTTCTTCTGCTAAATATTCGAACATTGCACTTGTAGAATCAATCCACCGTGCTTTAGCACAAACACAAGTTCCACAGAAAGCAGTTCAATTAATTGAAGATACTTCTCGAGAGACAGCAAAGTCATTCTTCCGCTTAAATGAATATTTAGATGTATTAATTCCTCGAGGTGGGAAAAATTTAATTCAAACCGTTGTTAAAGAAGCAACTGTTCCAGTAATTGAAACAGGAGCAGGGAATTGTCACATCTATATTGATCAGTCTGCAAGTTTTTCTATGGCAAAAGATATTGTTTTAAATGCAAAACTACAACGACCATCTGTATGTAATGCGGTTGAATCACTATTAATCAATCAAGAATGGTTTAAACAACATGGACTTAATTTGCTAGAAGAGTTACATGCACATCAAGTAGAAATCTATGGGGATGAACATGTTTGTCAAGTTTTCTCGGAAGCAAACGTAGCAACAGTGGATGATTGGTATGAAGAGTATTTACGTTTAGCAATGAGTGTAAAATTAGTAGAGAGTGTTGATGAGGCAGTTAATCATATTCATACGTATGGAACAAAACATTCGGAAGCGATTATTACAGAGAATGATAAAAATGCCGAATTTTTCTTACTTAATGTTGATGCGGCAGCAGTATACTATAATGCGTCTACTCGATTTACTGATGGGTTTGAGTTCGGTTATGGGGCAGAGATTGGGATTAGTACACAGAAACTTCATGCCCGTGGACCAATGGGATTAAATGCATTAACTTCAAGTAAATTTATTATTAATGGAAATGGACAAATTAGAAAATAA
- a CDS encoding long-chain-fatty-acid--CoA ligase, translated as MFIPLTPLDWKRRAVKYYPNKVAVIDGEKRFTYREFAERTYLLSKALHQAGIKMGDHVAVMLPNTHYMLECFYGICQLGAVMVPLNYRISPADMEYIINHSDAKLLILDAEFAPSIEKIINQIHVEKIVIVSVKGFETTLKSVDYEQFIGDTDHVQLPSIEFDEMQLLTINYTSGTTSRPKGVMQTHRGNYLNAADFLYHLGVNHDDVYLHTLPMFHSNGWGGVWAITAAGATHVCLRKIDPPLILNLFAELGITLLCGAPTVVNMLVNHPAAKEAKLDTKRRMVVAGSPPAAALIQKAQERLNLQIIHVYGLTETSPFILYCEWRSAFNEKSMDDQAAIKARQGIELAFNGETKVIRPNGEEVAWNGEELGEIITRGNVVMKGYYKEQDKTSEAIVDGWFHTGDLAVTHPDGYIEIRDRAKDIIISGGENVSSTEVEGVIYKHPDVLEVAVIAVPDEKWGEVPKAIIVLQPEARVTEQEMIDYCRNNMAHFKAPKSVEFVDSLPKTATGKLQKYRLRQMYWQGAKKVN; from the coding sequence TTGTTTATACCGTTGACACCATTAGATTGGAAAAGAAGAGCTGTTAAATACTATCCTAATAAAGTTGCCGTGATTGATGGAGAAAAAAGATTCACTTACAGAGAGTTTGCAGAGCGTACCTATTTGCTCTCAAAAGCACTTCATCAAGCAGGAATTAAAATGGGTGATCATGTTGCTGTTATGCTACCAAACACACATTACATGCTCGAATGTTTTTATGGTATTTGTCAATTAGGTGCGGTTATGGTCCCGTTGAACTACCGGATTTCTCCAGCAGATATGGAATATATTATTAACCATAGTGATGCAAAATTATTAATATTGGATGCAGAGTTTGCCCCATCAATTGAAAAGATTATTAATCAAATTCATGTTGAGAAAATCGTTATCGTCTCTGTGAAAGGGTTTGAAACGACATTAAAAAGCGTCGATTACGAACAATTTATTGGTGATACGGACCATGTTCAACTTCCCTCTATAGAATTTGATGAAATGCAATTATTAACTATAAACTACACAAGTGGAACAACTTCCCGGCCTAAAGGTGTTATGCAAACACATCGAGGGAATTATTTAAATGCCGCAGATTTTTTGTATCATTTAGGCGTTAATCATGATGATGTGTATTTACATACATTGCCGATGTTCCACTCAAACGGTTGGGGTGGCGTTTGGGCCATAACAGCTGCTGGTGCTACACATGTTTGCTTACGAAAAATAGATCCACCATTAATTTTGAATCTATTTGCGGAACTTGGAATTACGTTACTATGTGGTGCTCCAACCGTTGTCAATATGCTCGTAAACCATCCTGCAGCAAAAGAGGCAAAACTCGATACGAAACGAAGAATGGTTGTTGCTGGTTCTCCCCCTGCCGCCGCTTTAATTCAAAAAGCACAGGAGAGACTAAATTTACAAATTATCCATGTTTATGGATTAACTGAAACATCACCATTTATATTATATTGTGAGTGGAGAAGTGCATTTAACGAAAAGTCGATGGATGATCAAGCAGCTATTAAAGCACGCCAAGGAATTGAATTAGCTTTTAACGGCGAAACAAAAGTAATTCGTCCAAACGGAGAAGAAGTTGCCTGGAACGGAGAAGAATTAGGTGAAATTATTACACGTGGAAATGTTGTTATGAAAGGCTATTACAAAGAACAAGATAAAACGAGTGAAGCGATTGTTGATGGCTGGTTTCATACTGGCGATTTAGCTGTTACTCATCCAGATGGTTATATTGAGATACGTGATCGCGCCAAAGATATTATCATTTCTGGTGGGGAAAATGTCTCTTCTACTGAAGTCGAAGGAGTTATTTATAAACATCCGGATGTACTTGAGGTCGCAGTCATTGCAGTTCCAGATGAAAAATGGGGAGAAGTCCCAAAAGCGATTATTGTTTTACAGCCAGAAGCTCGTGTAACGGAACAAGAAATGATTGATTATTGTAGAAATAACATGGCCCACTTCAAAGCACCGAAATCTGTTGAGTTTGTCGATTCTTTACCAAAAACCGCAACAGGAAAATTACAGAAATATCGATTGCGCCAAATGTATTGGCAAGGGGCGAAAAAAGTAAATTAA
- a CDS encoding methyl-accepting chemotaxis protein has product MGLISFKHLSWKEFLQSRESNDINQVNNRAKNRLQFIGLQQQTLVYIQKAVKLIEPFREDILERITNHFCSSPVIEQYIEKISKNQFKQNLSNYMNQFFRGIIDQSYIESRLAIGRLQSQLHVTPEYFIPAYQLFIQHIVTIVMEKLYKRPELMIHTVLAIEKLATYDLQLIEQSYFENTNKQLLFNVTHMLNHLTDIDTTKKLIYSMENQMDEIHSLTANTEEMHASIEEVASTIQNVAQGTTQARNFAVKSQEVITETLIDIQKLGKVYDTVINKVSQLEQEIAQTEEVITIIKEIADQTNLLALNASIEAARAGEHGKGFSVVAEEVRKLSEHTNEQISQISLSLDELHNVAHIVTEEIKETTDLMEKSVTGSEHAKSALIDIVESIESINSSNVQIAEMGEQQATATQDIANRINTIFEQSFQTQELSKETGKLVLELSNYMENFRQSFLDLNLYLEYEDIVKVTETDMLMWKWKVYNVILGIEHIKPEEVTSHKDCLLGQWYYSDLPEHVKNSSTFKQIEEPHKAVHDLTKQAIDLYNQGDRAGAEEALSKLTEEIELVQTLMKKMS; this is encoded by the coding sequence ATGGGACTAATATCATTTAAACATCTTTCTTGGAAAGAATTTCTCCAATCAAGGGAATCAAACGATATCAATCAAGTTAATAATCGTGCGAAAAATCGTTTGCAATTCATAGGCTTACAGCAACAAACGTTAGTGTACATACAAAAAGCGGTCAAATTAATCGAACCATTTAGAGAAGATATCTTAGAACGAATAACCAATCATTTTTGTTCAAGTCCAGTAATTGAACAATATATCGAAAAAATTAGCAAAAACCAATTCAAACAAAATTTGTCTAACTATATGAATCAATTCTTCCGTGGAATTATTGATCAATCATATATTGAATCAAGACTTGCTATCGGTCGATTACAGAGTCAACTACATGTAACGCCCGAATATTTTATCCCCGCTTATCAATTATTCATCCAACACATCGTTACAATCGTCATGGAAAAATTATACAAACGGCCGGAACTCATGATACATACTGTCTTAGCTATTGAAAAGCTTGCAACGTACGATCTTCAATTAATTGAACAATCTTATTTTGAAAATACAAATAAGCAATTACTTTTTAATGTAACACATATGTTAAATCATTTAACAGACATCGATACAACGAAAAAATTAATTTATAGTATGGAAAATCAAATGGATGAAATTCATAGTTTAACAGCAAATACGGAGGAAATGCATGCATCAATCGAGGAAGTAGCGTCAACTATTCAAAATGTAGCACAAGGTACGACTCAAGCCCGTAACTTTGCTGTTAAAAGTCAAGAGGTTATAACTGAAACTCTTATTGATATTCAAAAGCTTGGTAAAGTATACGATACTGTTATTAATAAAGTTTCACAATTAGAACAAGAAATTGCCCAAACTGAAGAAGTGATTACAATTATTAAGGAGATTGCTGACCAAACAAATTTATTAGCTCTAAATGCTAGTATTGAAGCAGCTCGTGCCGGTGAACACGGAAAAGGGTTTTCTGTTGTTGCCGAAGAAGTTCGTAAATTATCAGAACATACAAATGAGCAAATTAGCCAAATCTCCTTAAGCTTAGATGAACTTCATAACGTTGCCCATATCGTCACAGAAGAAATTAAAGAAACAACTGACTTAATGGAGAAAAGTGTGACAGGGTCAGAACATGCAAAATCAGCATTAATTGACATTGTTGAAAGTATCGAGTCTATCAATAGCTCTAATGTTCAAATTGCTGAAATGGGTGAACAACAGGCTACTGCAACGCAAGATATTGCTAATCGCATTAACACGATCTTTGAACAAAGTTTTCAAACACAAGAGCTTTCAAAAGAGACTGGGAAACTTGTGCTTGAACTAAGTAATTATATGGAAAATTTCCGTCAATCCTTCCTAGATTTGAACTTATACTTAGAATACGAAGATATCGTCAAAGTAACAGAAACCGATATGCTTATGTGGAAATGGAAAGTTTATAACGTTATTCTTGGAATTGAACATATTAAACCAGAAGAGGTAACCTCCCATAAAGATTGTTTACTCGGTCAATGGTACTATAGTGATTTACCGGAACATGTAAAAAATTCAAGTACATTTAAGCAAATTGAGGAACCACATAAAGCCGTTCATGATTTAACAAAACAAGCAATCGATTTATATAACCAAGGTGATCGTGCAGGTGCTGAAGAAGCACTTTCCAAACTGACAGAAGAAATAGAGCTTGTCCAAACCTTAATGAAAAAAATGAGCTAG